TCAGGTTGGAACTGCTGGAAAGGTAGCCCAGTTCGGATTTTTGCATCGACCAGCTGTTTTGCAGGCCGTAACCGATGAGGTCGTCGACGGTGTATTGCTGGGCCAACAAGGCCACGGGCAGAAAGAGGGCCAACAGAGTGAGGCGCTTCATAATCATATCGTTCCTTAATCTTTGAGATCGGTGGAGAACCGTCCCGAAGGCACAAGTTGTTATTCCTTATACCAAGCCGGGACCGATTTCCTGCACTTTTCCCGAGGGAAATGCATCATTTGGAACACAATTATCAGGGTTGGCAAATCAGACAAGGAAAATCCTTGCCTTGAAACCCCAGTCCATAAATTTGGCACTCAAAGCTTAATAACATATGAAAGGAGATATCATGTCGTTTAATCTCAAGAACCGCCATTTCCTCACCCTGATGGACTTCACGCCCCAGGAGATTAAGTTCCTGCTGGACCTTTCCCTGGACCTCAAGAAAGCCAAATACGCCGGCACGGAACAGCAGCGCCTCCAAGGCAAGAACATCGCCCTCATCTTTGAAAAGGACAGCACCCGCACCCGCTGCGCCTTTGAAGTGGCCGCTCTGGACCAGGGCGCGCACGTCACCTATCTTGGCCCAACGGGCAGCCAGATGGGCAAGAAGGAATCGATCGCCGACACCGCCAGGGTTTTGGGCCGCATGTACGACGGCATCGAATACCGCGGCTTTGGCCAGGAGATAGTCGAAGAGCTGGCCAAATACGCAGGAGTGCCCGTCTGGAACGGCCTCACCACCGAAGACCACCCCACCCAGGTTTTGGCCGATTTCCTCACCGCGATGGAGCATTTGAACAAGCCTCTGCATGAAATGGTCTTCGTTTATGTGGGAGACGGACGCAACAACGTCGCCAACGCCCTCATGATCGGCGCCGCCAAGACCGGCATGGATTTTCGCATCGTGAGCCCCAAGGAGCTGTTCCCGGATGCCAAACTGCTGAAGAAATGCAAGGCCGTGGTCAAAGAGGTCGGCGCCAGCATCACCATCACCGACGACATCGCCGAAGGCGTGAAAAACGCCGATGTGATCTACACCGACGTTTGGGTCTCCATGGGCGAACCGGACAGCGTTTGGGCCAGCCGCATCAAGCTGCTCAAGCCTTATCAGGTGAACTCCGCCATGATGAAGAAGACCGGCAAGAAACACACCCTCTTCATGCACTGCCTGCCTGCCTTCCATGACCTCAAGACGGCCATCGGCAGGCAGATCTTTGAGAAATTCAAGCTCAGCGCCATGGAAGTGACCGACGAGGTCTTCGAATCCCCCAATTCCGTGGTCTTCGACGAGGCCGAAAACCGCATGCACACGATCAAAGCGGTGATGGTGGCCACCCTGGGGAGCTGATCCCTTGGATCCTCGATCATTCATGGACCGGCGGCTCTCAGTTGCCGGTCCTTTTTTTATCCTTGTTTAGCTTTCCCAGCAAACCGGGTGGCGAAGCTCCGCTAAATCCCCCCTGATATTCCGACCCTTGGTTTCCTGGACGTATCCCGCCGGATGCCCACCCCGCGGGCGGTTATCGGGCGGGATACGAAAACGGGGCGGACCTTCGGAATCTTGGGAATGGGAAAAGCCCGGAACCGAGAGGGTTCCTGGCTAATCCTATTTCTTGACGAGAATATTATCTGATCAGGGCAATCCGCTGTTGGACGGATTTACCGCCCTGGGTGGCGCGGATGTAATAGATCCCGCTGGCGACGGAGCTTCCGCCGTTATCCAAACCATCCCATTCCAGGACCCGCGATTTGGGGCTGTTTCCGCTGAACACGGTTTTCACCAGCTGGCCGCGCAGGTTGTAGATCCCCACCTCGAGGGGCAGGGCGTTGTTTTTGAGCTCGACCCGGAAGCTGGTTTTTCCACTGAAGGGATTGGGATGATTGGCCGAAACGCTGATCGGAGTGATATTCCAGGCGCTGGGATCGTCCGCGGAGGAGAAGCTTTCATTGAAATATTCGGTGAAGACGTAATCCACCAAAGCCCTGGCCTGGTCCTCATAAAGATTGTAGAGCGGGAAACTCACCGTCAGCACTTTTCCATTGTTGTTCAGGTTCAAGACCCCGATGGGCATGTTGTTCATTGCGCCCATGGGTTCGGAATCCAGATAGTCCGAGCCATAGTTGTAGACCGTGGCGCAGTCCGGGTTCGGGCCGATGCTTTCCACGCGGATGATGTGCCCGTTCAGGCTGGGGCTGGTTTTCAGCGGGTCGATCTGCACCAGGGGAAACTGGTCGTGGACGGGATCGGCATAGCGGAAGCGGGCCGAGCTTTGGTAATCGGCCTCGGCGATGCCGATCACGCTGTAGATGTAGGTCTGGGGGGCAAAGGCCATCGGATAGCCGGCATTGAGTTCGAAGGCCATGCTGGGCATGTAGAGAGTGAAAAAGACGTTCCCGCCTGCTTCGATATAGCTTTGCAGGACGTCCCGGACCACGTAGGGCGGGTCCATGTTCGCAAAATCGTTGCCGTGCCAGAGGATCGAGGAATAGACTCCGATGTCGGCCAGTTTGAGGTTGCCGGGCAGCTCATTCAGGTCAAGCATGCTTGAGTCGAAATGCTGGGTGATCTCGTTGTAGAAATCATCCACCTGCACGTCATTGGGCTGCAGAGGATTGGTCCCGCCCAGGTTTTCGGTCTCGTCCACGATCAGGATGCCCTGGTCGAGGGTGATTGGCCGGCTTCTGACCACTTGGGCAAAGGGGCTGGCGTTATCATCCGTGTCCACGGCGCAAAGGCTGTAGTAGTAATAGTTTGCGCTGCCGGTCACATCGGTGTCCAGATAGCCCGGGGCGGTGATGGTCCCGCCGATCTGATCTCCCAAAACTCCATCAGTTTGGGAGCGATAGAGTTTGTAACCAGCCAAATCCAGTTCGCCGTTGGGGTCCCAATTCAGCTCGATGCCCTGGAACACGGGCTGATCGGCGAAATTCTGGGGTTCGAGGGGCACGGAGAGGGGCACTCCGGTGGCGTAGATGAGATAGCTTTCGTTGCTGAAAGTGTCCACCGCGCTCACGCCGAAGTAGTAGAGCTGGCCTTGGTTCAGGCCGCTGATGGTGATCGAGGTGCCGGTCGTCGTTTGCGGATCGCCCCAGTTGGCCATGGAAGTGCCGTAATAGACATTGTAATAGGCGATCGAGGGGTCGTTGTAGCCCTCCCAGGTAAGCTGGATCGAAGTTCCGTTTCCGCAATCGTGGGTTTGCAGGTTAAATGGCGCCGCGGGCATTTCGGCAAAGGTCACGGCGCAGGCCACCGAAGCCTTGATCACCTCCGTGCAATAGGCCGGATCGAGGTTGGCCACGATGTCCTGATCGGAGTGGTAAACTGACGAGAAATCCGCCTCGAAGAAGTAGATCACGTTGTAGCCCCTTTGCCAGAAAGGATAGCTGTCGCTGCTGCCGCTGTTCATGTTTCCATAGAACGTGGTCAGGGTGGTGAATTGTTCTGTGATCTGGGAGGCGTAAGCGCTGTGGTTCATGGAGCCGTCATAGGGCATCAGGCGCACCTGCCAGTTGGATGGCTGGGCGTTGTTGTTGGCGATCATGTCGTGGTTCATCATCAGGCGGATGTTCTGGTTTGATACCAGGGCGTCCTGGGCGTAGTGTTTGGAACCCCAGAGCCCGAATTCTTCGGCGGCGAAGGTCACGAAACGGATCGAGGTCCGGGGCTGGTAGCCGCTGGCCATCATCACCCGCGCCATTTCCAGGGCCGCGACCGCTCCGCTGGCATTGTCATCCGCCCCGGGGGCAAAGGTGTAAGGATCGCTGTTGCTGGAAACCGAGTCGTGATGACCGCCCACGATGATGTACTGGTCTGGATAGACGGTGCCTGGGATGGTGGCAACCACGTTGTATTGCTGGGTGTTGTCCCAGGTGAAGGTCTGCAGCTGGGCGTCCGTGACCCCGAAAGCCAGGAACTGCTGGCGGATCCATTCGGCCACCTGGAGGCGGTTGCTGGCCCGGGCGTAGCGGGTTTGGAAGTCTTGCAGGGCTTGGATCCTGGTCTGCACAGCGTTCACGTTCACCAGGGACAGAATGGCATTGATATCGGTCCTCGCTGCCTCTGAAAGATTTGGCGCAGGGACGATTTCCGGAAAGCGGATCGGCTCCAGGCTCAGGAGAGTGAAGGGATTTCTGATCAGGCCACGCAATTCCACGTCGCTCATGCCGCTTTCCAGGAGCAGCGAAGCGCCCAGGTCCAGGAGCACCCTGCCGGCCTCGCGAGGCATGTTGTTGTCGCTTTGAGGCAGTTTGCCCACAAGATAGAGGTTTTCCCTGGTCGGGAATGCGGACAGGAATTGCGCCCGCTCCAAGCCTTGATATGGCACGGCGGGGGTGACGGCGATAGCGAACTGATCGTCGTAATGCAAAATTCCATAGCCCTGATCGGCCATGAGCCGCATCGAGCCATTCAGGTTATCGGCCCTAAAAGCTGATTGTATCTCGCTTACAGGGATCCCGGCGATTTGGCTGGCGCACAGGCCTGCCACGGCCAGCAATAATGTCATCAACGCTGTGAATGTCTTCATTTAGCCTCCATGGACTGCAGAAGGATTGATCTTTGCCCAATGTGTTGCAAAAAACATTCCCCGGCAAAGACTTTATGCGGAAACCGAGGCAAATGCTCTTCTTTGGTTCCCAAACTCAGCAATTTCTGTAAGTTCAGTCCAAACCGTTTTGTCGTCCGCGCTTGACTGCGATGTTTACCTTTTCAGATATATTTGTCCTTGACTTTTTTCGCCCTGCCAAATATCTTGTCTTAAAATCCCAGCCAATCTATAGGAGGTTCGAATGAAAAGAACAGCTTTGACCATAATTGCACTTACGGTGCTGTTGACACTAGCGTTCGCGCAAAACTGGACGGAAGAGGATTCCGATATCAGGATCATAACCCGGACCATGACTGCTCCAGCGAGCGAAGTCTACTTCGGCATTTTCGTGGATGATCTCAGCGACGCCAAGGCAGAAGAGATCGGCTACGAATATCCCTACGGCATCCTGATCTCCAGCGTGGTGGAGAATTCCCCCGCCTGGGAAAACGGGATGCGCAAGGGAGACATCATCATGGAAGTCGAAGGCCAGGAAGTCACGGATAGAGGAGAGTTTGACCGGATCCGCGGCTATCTCAAGCCCGGCGACACTGTCTGGGTGCGGACCTGGAGCAAGGGCACGGTCCGGGATTTCGAAATGACCATGCAGCCCCGGCCGGAGATAACCGTGACCAGGGGCAGCGGCCCGAAGAAGCTGTCACCCGGCTACGGCGGCGGTTCCTGGCTTCCTTATTGGACCATGCTGAACGTGGACGATCCCAATTACATCATCGCCAGCCTGGGCTTTGAAGCAGACGCCGTGACCGAAAATGGCGTATTCATGCAGGGCGGCGGAGGCAAGTTCCATGTCGGCAAAGGCATCTTCATCGGCGGCTTGGGTGCCGCCTATGAATACAAGGAAGACAAGGCCGATTCCCGACAAAGCCTGCGCTACAATGCCACTTTCGCGGGCGTGACCTTCGACAAGCGCGTCCCCTTCAGCAAAAACTTCATCGGCTCCCTGGGACTGATGATCGGCGGCGGCGGACACGAGGTCTATTACTCATATACCAATACCGTAATCGATTGGGACAACCTGATTGAGGTAAACAGCAACAGCTACCGCATCAACAAGGAATATTTCGTCCTCCAGCCACGCGCGGAACTGATGTACCGACTGCTGAGCTGGTTCGCCCTGCGCGCCGAAGTCGGCTACCTTTACGGGATCCCCACCTACAACGGCTGGTATCTGACCGACAACAACAACCACAACTACAAGATCACTGGTTCCCCCAAAACAGCCTTCCAGGGCCTCACCATCAGCGTCGGACCCTGGTTCGGCTTCTGATCTAAACTGGCATTGGCATTACCAACCCCGGACACGCCTTGCTCCGGGGTTTTTGGTTTCCTCAAGCCATCAAGCTGTTGAACGGCCCTTTTCCTTGACTGGTTTGCCACTCATCCACCACTCACTAAGTAAACGCTGGATCAGCGGTTGCTCAGGCAGTGGTGTGAGAGTGGTTGGTGATCTGAACATCAGGGTGAAAAGCCAGCCATAAAATAGGGATGCGATGGGCACACTTGGAGGTGTTTAGCATTTCAGATCCTTGGTATGGAGTTTTACCTCCGGATGGCATCAGCAGGGAAGAGGGACCAGTTAAAATGAAAAGCGGCGTGAAATTGGTTGACAAAAAACCCTTTCCTCCTGCCAATGGACTGATTAACGCACACCGAGGAAAAATGGCAAGGCTTTTCAGCAAGGACTATCATGAGCGGTCGGCATCCTGGTATTTCAACCACGCCGTGATCGCGCTGGACAAGGGCGATCTGCAGTATTGGAAATCCATCGACGAAGCGGGCTGCTTCCACATCCATTTTGTCCCCAATCCCGACCGGCGGGAGTTTTTCAGCCCGCAGTTGGACGTCGTCTACGACCCGGCCACCCAAACCGTCAAAAGCCATCACTGCCATGAATGCCGGGACGCGGAAAGCTGCCGCCATTTCCTTTCCGTATTGCGCTACGCCTATCTGTATCTGCGCACGGACATCTTCGACCTGCCGGCCGTCGAAACCTGCGACGGGACCGCACTGCGCAGCAATGAGCGTTGGCAGCTGATCCATGAGCAGGCCGCGATCGAGATCGAGGGGATCTACAATCCTGAAACGGACAAGATCCGCTTTTACCACGGCTCCTACGAGCCTCTGGACATCCCTCTGCTGCTGAAGATCCAAGGCGGAACGCCTCCCGAGGGGATGAACAAAGCCCGTTTGGAGCAATGCGCGCGGATGCTGGAAGTGTTTTCGGACCTTGAGCTCGCCCTGTTCAAATTTCTCAACTCCAACAAAGCCGCCTACAGTGCCAAGACCAAATTCTGGTCGATCTACAAGAAGGATTTCGCCGCCGCCCTGGGATTGATGCAGAACATGGAGGGCCGGCTGAAGGTGCGTGAGACCGGCGAAACCCTGGTTTTCGTGGCCCAACCCTATCCGCTCAGCCTGCGCGTGGAGCCGGCCGGCAAGAACAATTTCCGGGTGATGCCGGTGATCGTGGAAGAGCTCTCCGCGGTTTATCCAGGCTTTCCCACCTGGCTGTTTTTCCGCGCCCAGGTCCAGCCAGCTTTCATCCCCCTCGGCAACGAGGCTTTGGCCAAACTTTTCGACCAGGACCTGCTGATCAGCGCCAAAGACCTGGTCTATTGGCGCACCATAGTGCACCAGGAACTGCACAAGCACGACATCTACCTGGATTTTGACCCCGCCATCGACCTGCCCCGCATCATCAGCACCAGGCCCCGGATCATGCTCCGCGTCGAGCCCTTGGGCGATAATTTGGTGCTGGAGGGAAAGCTGGCCTATCCTTCGCCGGTCGCCTCCGAAGAAGGGCTGAAGCTGACCCTGCCGCTATCCGTGGTCAGATTCCAGGCCCCGCTGATCCGCGGCGACTACGAATCCGGCGGGGAAACCGGTAACGCC
The DNA window shown above is from Candidatus Syntrophosphaera sp. and carries:
- the argF gene encoding ornithine carbamoyltransferase, with amino-acid sequence MSFNLKNRHFLTLMDFTPQEIKFLLDLSLDLKKAKYAGTEQQRLQGKNIALIFEKDSTRTRCAFEVAALDQGAHVTYLGPTGSQMGKKESIADTARVLGRMYDGIEYRGFGQEIVEELAKYAGVPVWNGLTTEDHPTQVLADFLTAMEHLNKPLHEMVFVYVGDGRNNVANALMIGAAKTGMDFRIVSPKELFPDAKLLKKCKAVVKEVGASITITDDIAEGVKNADVIYTDVWVSMGEPDSVWASRIKLLKPYQVNSAMMKKTGKKHTLFMHCLPAFHDLKTAIGRQIFEKFKLSAMEVTDEVFESPNSVVFDEAENRMHTIKAVMVATLGS
- a CDS encoding M20/M25/M40 family metallo-hydrolase, producing MKTFTALMTLLLAVAGLCASQIAGIPVSEIQSAFRADNLNGSMRLMADQGYGILHYDDQFAIAVTPAVPYQGLERAQFLSAFPTRENLYLVGKLPQSDNNMPREAGRVLLDLGASLLLESGMSDVELRGLIRNPFTLLSLEPIRFPEIVPAPNLSEAARTDINAILSLVNVNAVQTRIQALQDFQTRYARASNRLQVAEWIRQQFLAFGVTDAQLQTFTWDNTQQYNVVATIPGTVYPDQYIIVGGHHDSVSSNSDPYTFAPGADDNASGAVAALEMARVMMASGYQPRTSIRFVTFAAEEFGLWGSKHYAQDALVSNQNIRLMMNHDMIANNNAQPSNWQVRLMPYDGSMNHSAYASQITEQFTTLTTFYGNMNSGSSDSYPFWQRGYNVIYFFEADFSSVYHSDQDIVANLDPAYCTEVIKASVACAVTFAEMPAAPFNLQTHDCGNGTSIQLTWEGYNDPSIAYYNVYYGTSMANWGDPQTTTGTSITISGLNQGQLYYFGVSAVDTFSNESYLIYATGVPLSVPLEPQNFADQPVFQGIELNWDPNGELDLAGYKLYRSQTDGVLGDQIGGTITAPGYLDTDVTGSANYYYYSLCAVDTDDNASPFAQVVRSRPITLDQGILIVDETENLGGTNPLQPNDVQVDDFYNEITQHFDSSMLDLNELPGNLKLADIGVYSSILWHGNDFANMDPPYVVRDVLQSYIEAGGNVFFTLYMPSMAFELNAGYPMAFAPQTYIYSVIGIAEADYQSSARFRYADPVHDQFPLVQIDPLKTSPSLNGHIIRVESIGPNPDCATVYNYGSDYLDSEPMGAMNNMPIGVLNLNNNGKVLTVSFPLYNLYEDQARALVDYVFTEYFNESFSSADDPSAWNITPISVSANHPNPFSGKTSFRVELKNNALPLEVGIYNLRGQLVKTVFSGNSPKSRVLEWDGLDNGGSSVASGIYYIRATQGGKSVQQRIALIR
- a CDS encoding PDZ domain-containing protein, whose amino-acid sequence is MKRTALTIIALTVLLTLAFAQNWTEEDSDIRIITRTMTAPASEVYFGIFVDDLSDAKAEEIGYEYPYGILISSVVENSPAWENGMRKGDIIMEVEGQEVTDRGEFDRIRGYLKPGDTVWVRTWSKGTVRDFEMTMQPRPEITVTRGSGPKKLSPGYGGGSWLPYWTMLNVDDPNYIIASLGFEADAVTENGVFMQGGGGKFHVGKGIFIGGLGAAYEYKEDKADSRQSLRYNATFAGVTFDKRVPFSKNFIGSLGLMIGGGGHEVYYSYTNTVIDWDNLIEVNSNSYRINKEYFVLQPRAELMYRLLSWFALRAEVGYLYGIPTYNGWYLTDNNNHNYKITGSPKTAFQGLTISVGPWFGF